A stretch of Paenibacillus mucilaginosus 3016 DNA encodes these proteins:
- a CDS encoding Ger(x)C family spore germination protein: MRAGRLKARSNLLLVMLLVFPLLAGCWDRQEIEERAVVLGIGVDVADPAEERKETESSHERGALTAEETGLLRLTVQIAVPGRIPLGPGEGGGGGGGQRTVWVVDAVGHTIGDAINTLQQRVSPPLFFGHLRIIVISEALARKGIKNLNDYFRRNPEVRRMNWMFVSQGSAAGIMRASPLLERVPTLYLMTTMDQSVKMGRFPNDFLGIFWSAVSSKGKEGYLPYVELMKEQNVQISGLAYFRGDRMVGSTNPIQIPVYMGIMGISMAGGQTFVRIPGTEELFMFQGRSRKSVFKVRIENGKPVIRVTVAIEGNLISKFNETVQLSSEVVRRIEAQLSQQSKEASQNLIALTQEKRADIFGFGEQVRAKEPDYWNAHIRTKDAWQKQYQELKVEMDVRVHVRRVGMKAT; the protein is encoded by the coding sequence ATGAGAGCGGGCCGTCTAAAAGCGCGAAGTAACCTGCTGCTCGTCATGCTGCTCGTGTTCCCGCTGCTCGCCGGCTGCTGGGACCGCCAGGAGATTGAAGAGCGGGCCGTCGTGCTGGGCATCGGGGTGGATGTCGCGGACCCGGCCGAAGAACGCAAGGAAACGGAATCCTCGCACGAGCGGGGCGCGCTGACAGCCGAAGAGACGGGCCTGCTGCGGCTCACGGTGCAGATTGCCGTCCCGGGACGGATTCCGCTTGGTCCCGGTGAAGGGGGAGGCGGCGGGGGCGGCCAGCGTACGGTATGGGTCGTCGATGCCGTAGGCCACACGATCGGCGATGCGATCAATACGCTGCAGCAGCGGGTGTCGCCGCCCCTCTTTTTCGGCCATCTGCGGATTATCGTGATCTCCGAGGCGCTCGCCCGCAAGGGCATCAAGAACCTCAACGATTACTTCCGCCGCAATCCGGAAGTCCGGCGGATGAACTGGATGTTCGTCTCCCAAGGCTCTGCCGCGGGGATTATGCGGGCTTCCCCGCTGCTTGAGCGGGTGCCTACGCTGTACCTCATGACGACAATGGACCAGTCGGTGAAGATGGGACGCTTCCCGAATGATTTTCTCGGTATCTTCTGGAGTGCCGTCTCGTCCAAGGGCAAGGAGGGTTATCTGCCTTACGTGGAGCTGATGAAAGAGCAGAATGTACAGATCAGCGGACTGGCTTATTTCCGCGGGGACCGCATGGTCGGCAGCACGAATCCGATCCAGATTCCCGTCTATATGGGCATTATGGGGATCAGTATGGCAGGGGGGCAAACGTTCGTTCGCATCCCCGGAACCGAGGAGCTGTTCATGTTCCAGGGGCGCAGCCGCAAGTCCGTCTTCAAGGTACGGATCGAGAACGGCAAGCCGGTGATTCGCGTCACCGTGGCAATCGAAGGGAACTTGATCAGCAAGTTTAACGAGACCGTGCAGCTCAGCAGCGAAGTCGTCCGCCGGATTGAAGCGCAGCTGTCACAGCAGAGCAAGGAGGCCAGCCAGAACCTGATCGCCCTCACCCAGGAGAAGCGGGCGGATATCTTCGGCTTCGGGGAGCAGGTGCGAGCCAAGGAGCCCGACTACTGGAATGCCCATATCCGAACGAAAGATGCCTGGCAGAAGCAGTACCAGGAGCTGAAGGTCGAGATGGACGTCCGCGTGCATGTCCGCCGCGTAGGGATGAAGGCCACGTAA
- a CDS encoding CLC_0170 family protein, whose product MGSGLAIGYANFTMFLLLLSGFLILAVDVRGYRQGGMDKEGKVAKWLGWSNLLLGLCAGVGNWLFQRWM is encoded by the coding sequence ATGGGCTCGGGATTGGCGATCGGGTATGCGAATTTTACGATGTTCCTGCTGCTGCTGAGCGGCTTCCTGATTCTTGCTGTGGACGTCAGAGGCTACCGGCAGGGCGGCATGGACAAGGAAGGCAAGGTGGCCAAGTGGCTCGGCTGGTCGAATCTGCTGCTGGGCCTGTGTGCGGGGGTCGGGAACTGGCTGTTTCAACGGTGGATGTAG
- a CDS encoding DUF420 domain-containing protein, translated as MKPSSSFNYVPWVVGLSIGINAIVILLLFLPNIDPAEGFNLLLLPLFNAVMNSFTFVFLLAALFLILRGNIVWHRRFIYAAFTTTALFLISYLAYHGMAPSTPFGGQGAIRPVYYFILITHIVLAAAIVPLALLTFARGITNQVDKHRKIARWTMPLWLYVSLTGVIVYLMIRPYY; from the coding sequence ATGAAGCCATCTTCTTCCTTCAACTATGTCCCCTGGGTCGTGGGGCTTTCCATCGGGATCAACGCGATCGTGATCCTGCTTCTGTTCCTGCCGAACATCGACCCGGCCGAGGGCTTTAATCTGCTGCTGCTGCCGCTGTTCAACGCCGTGATGAACTCCTTCACGTTCGTCTTTCTGCTCGCGGCCCTGTTCCTGATTCTCCGGGGGAACATCGTGTGGCACCGCCGGTTCATCTATGCGGCGTTCACGACCACGGCGCTGTTCCTGATCTCGTACCTCGCCTACCACGGAATGGCGCCATCCACCCCGTTCGGAGGTCAGGGGGCGATTCGTCCCGTGTATTACTTCATTCTTATCACGCATATCGTTCTCGCGGCCGCGATCGTACCGCTTGCCCTGCTGACCTTCGCCAGAGGGATTACGAACCAGGTGGACAAGCACCGGAAGATTGCCCGCTGGACGATGCCGCTCTGGCTGTACGTCAGCCTGACCGGCGTGATCGTGTACTTGATGATTCGGCCTTACTATTAA
- a CDS encoding class I SAM-dependent methyltransferase, with product MNGEKSDPLYEGAWWDEHCTFFSDEALWERGGRKQLLAYLRSFAGEPAGCRLLDVGCGPGIGTRRFAELGFCASGVDLSPGMTAAARRTGLDIRLADGCQLPYESGSFDYTVACTVVEWVRHPMALLAEMKRVTRPGGGVITAILGPRTLPHDDAFRRLYGEPANYNMLLPVELHRALTETGLSIRSTTGVRHPDVPVELYRQMDMVTKSFCSTMWIVGADKPAE from the coding sequence ATGAATGGTGAAAAAAGCGACCCGCTTTACGAAGGAGCGTGGTGGGATGAGCACTGCACCTTCTTCTCGGACGAGGCGCTGTGGGAGCGGGGCGGCCGGAAGCAGCTGCTCGCCTACCTGCGCAGCTTTGCCGGGGAGCCGGCAGGCTGCCGTCTGCTCGACGTCGGCTGCGGTCCCGGCATCGGAACGCGGCGGTTCGCGGAGCTCGGCTTTTGCGCCAGCGGCGTGGACCTGTCGCCGGGGATGACGGCCGCGGCCCGGCGGACCGGTCTCGACATCCGGCTCGCGGATGGATGTCAGCTCCCTTACGAGAGCGGGAGCTTCGATTATACCGTCGCCTGTACCGTCGTGGAGTGGGTCCGGCATCCGATGGCCCTGCTGGCCGAAATGAAGCGCGTTACCCGGCCCGGCGGCGGGGTGATTACCGCCATTCTGGGGCCCCGGACGCTTCCTCACGACGACGCCTTCCGCAGGCTGTACGGGGAGCCGGCGAACTACAATATGCTACTTCCTGTGGAGCTTCACCGGGCGCTCACCGAGACGGGCCTGAGCATCCGCTCGACGACCGGCGTGCGGCACCCGGATGTTCCTGTCGAGCTGTACCGGCAGATGGATATGGTGACGAAGTCCTTTTGCAGCACGATGTGGATCGTAGGGGCGGACAAACCGGCAGAGTGA
- a CDS encoding sigma-70 family RNA polymerase sigma factor gives MSVHETVLAAIDGDEEAFFSLVSGRRERLYRIAFAYVRNEADALEAIQEVTCRAYLQLSKLREPRYFDTWLTRILIYYCIDEQRRRRRVFPAASIPEEIVTDGAGLEEQIRMEQAVGELQPNLRHVIMLKYDQDMTLAEIAQLLKRPEGTVKTWLHKALKQLRRSIGRDE, from the coding sequence ATGTCCGTTCATGAGACGGTCCTCGCCGCGATCGATGGCGACGAAGAAGCGTTCTTCTCGCTGGTCAGCGGCAGGCGGGAGCGGCTGTATCGCATCGCTTTCGCTTATGTAAGGAATGAAGCCGACGCGCTCGAAGCGATCCAGGAGGTGACCTGCCGTGCCTATCTCCAGCTGTCGAAGCTCAGGGAGCCCCGTTATTTTGACACGTGGCTGACACGGATACTGATTTATTATTGTATCGATGAACAGCGGCGCCGCCGGCGGGTCTTCCCGGCAGCCAGCATACCCGAGGAGATCGTGACGGACGGAGCAGGCCTGGAGGAGCAGATCCGTATGGAGCAGGCGGTTGGCGAGCTTCAGCCGAACCTTCGGCATGTCATCATGCTGAAATACGATCAGGATATGACGCTGGCGGAGATTGCACAGCTGCTGAAACGGCCGGAAGGGACGGTCAAAACATGGCTGCACAAAGCGCTGAAGCAGCTGCGCCGCTCGATTGGGAGGGATGAGTAG
- a CDS encoding SGNH/GDSL hydrolase family protein, with protein sequence MREERNKEMLPWLLMLLLATDQSGQAGHTAETSGSGKTLTAVQQTAAAWGQQELIKAEREKESLYQFTKGLAKTRQAQKQKVIFGTLGSSVTVGAGSSGPDKTWSYLVHERLSKDLGAGRLSYENTGFGGYSTNGILKENKVSVIAKQNLDYVFFETCLINDYGSNVPIEQTKNNIREIVRQMQTQMPNTRIILTSANPINKTTPNKLGLTYEDYVNQAGEFIKQNGWTYFDIYHPFLDEVQKSNLTLAELLPDDIHPNDKGYAIWGSILNDYVYGKRF encoded by the coding sequence ATGAGAGAGGAGAGAAATAAAGAAATGTTACCATGGCTTCTCATGCTTCTGCTTGCGACCGACCAGAGCGGGCAAGCGGGGCATACAGCAGAGACCTCAGGGAGCGGGAAGACGCTGACGGCAGTACAGCAGACCGCGGCAGCTTGGGGACAGCAGGAGCTGATTAAGGCGGAGCGGGAGAAAGAATCGCTGTACCAATTCACCAAGGGGCTGGCCAAAACCCGCCAGGCGCAGAAACAGAAGGTGATTTTTGGCACCTTGGGCAGCAGTGTTACAGTAGGCGCAGGCTCATCGGGACCGGATAAAACCTGGTCTTATTTGGTGCATGAGCGGTTATCCAAGGATCTCGGCGCAGGCCGGCTCAGCTATGAGAATACCGGCTTCGGCGGATATTCGACAAACGGCATTCTGAAGGAAAATAAAGTCAGCGTCATCGCCAAGCAAAATTTGGATTATGTTTTCTTCGAAACCTGTTTGATCAATGACTACGGATCCAACGTGCCGATTGAGCAAACCAAGAACAACATCCGGGAAATTGTCCGGCAGATGCAGACGCAGATGCCGAATACGCGAATCATTTTGACATCCGCGAATCCGATCAACAAAACAACGCCCAACAAGTTAGGACTTACATACGAAGACTATGTGAATCAGGCTGGTGAATTTATCAAGCAAAACGGCTGGACGTATTTTGATATTTATCATCCGTTTTTGGATGAAGTTCAAAAATCCAACCTGACACTGGCTGAGCTGCTGCCGGACGATATTCACCCGAATGACAAAGGTTATGCAATCTGGGGCAGCATATTGAATGATTATGTATATGGTAAGCGATTTTGA
- a CDS encoding VOC family protein — protein sequence MKVKRIVANINTKDITAAKSFYQDVLGLDLMMDHGWIRTYGLNEEMSIQISFASQGGSETPTPDLSIEVDNVDATLESMKRSGFPIEYGPVDEPWGVRRFYVRDPFGKLINILTHEH from the coding sequence ATGAAGGTCAAACGAATCGTCGCCAATATAAATACGAAGGATATCACGGCAGCTAAAAGCTTCTACCAGGATGTGCTCGGCCTTGATTTAATGATGGATCATGGTTGGATAAGAACTTATGGTTTAAACGAGGAGATGAGCATTCAAATAAGTTTCGCCTCACAGGGTGGCTCAGAAACGCCTACGCCTGATCTATCGATTGAAGTCGATAATGTTGATGCTACATTAGAAAGCATGAAGAGATCTGGTTTTCCGATAGAATATGGGCCTGTTGATGAGCCTTGGGGCGTTCGACGATTCTATGTCCGCGACCCGTTTGGAAAACTTATCAATATTCTCACTCATGAACATTGA
- a CDS encoding DinB family protein: protein MNNYLFKQLRFVRDSTIKQVKEMSEEEARTVPRGFNNNILWNLGHILLVHEKFSFALANEKMELPKHFAEVFAPGTMPEHWGTQVPGLNEILLLLSMQIERTGQTLEHRLEEKLEEPFVTSAGLELLAVKECLSFCIYHEGMHFAAIKAIKQQL, encoded by the coding sequence ATGAACAATTACTTGTTTAAACAATTGAGATTTGTTCGAGACAGTACAATAAAACAGGTTAAAGAGATGAGCGAGGAAGAAGCACGCACTGTACCTCGAGGATTCAACAACAATATTCTGTGGAACCTTGGGCACATTCTTCTTGTTCATGAAAAGTTCTCTTTTGCACTAGCGAACGAAAAAATGGAGTTGCCTAAGCACTTTGCAGAAGTGTTTGCTCCAGGTACTATGCCGGAGCACTGGGGAACGCAAGTACCTGGCTTGAATGAAATTCTGCTATTGCTATCTATGCAAATCGAACGAACTGGTCAAACCTTGGAACACCGTCTAGAAGAAAAACTCGAGGAACCATTTGTTACCTCGGCTGGTCTTGAATTGTTGGCAGTTAAGGAATGCCTCAGTTTTTGCATATATCATGAAGGCATGCATTTTGCAGCGATTAAAGCCATAAAGCAGCAGTTATAG
- a CDS encoding isocitrate lyase/phosphoenolpyruvate mutase family protein translates to MRQIINTHKGRKGALFSYRGTLAQQPGSSSPRGSCSLLHHVQVPVSADIESGYGPNDESIVSNVLKVANLGGVGINIEDSLKASTGLKPLSEQCGLLAKIRSALDNSGFGDFFINARTDPYLLHHHDPLNETMTRSKYYVESGASGIFVPGLKNKEEIRMIASSASAPLNVMALPDLTDYDKLKELGVRRLSLGGSLYRKMTTLLEQCAVEMLDSHDAAILFE, encoded by the coding sequence ATAAGACAAATAATAAATACCCACAAGGGGAGAAAGGGGGCATTATTCAGCTATCGGGGAACGTTAGCACAACAACCAGGGAGCAGTTCGCCGCGCGGCAGCTGCTCCCTTCTTCATCATGTACAAGTCCCTGTCTCAGCTGATATTGAGTCCGGCTATGGACCTAACGATGAATCAATTGTCAGCAACGTCTTGAAGGTGGCGAATCTCGGAGGAGTGGGAATCAATATAGAGGACTCGTTGAAAGCTTCTACGGGGCTGAAACCATTGTCGGAACAATGCGGTCTTCTTGCCAAAATAAGAAGCGCCCTAGATAATAGCGGTTTCGGGGACTTTTTTATTAATGCAAGGACCGACCCCTATCTTCTCCATCATCATGACCCGCTTAACGAGACAATGACCCGATCTAAATATTATGTAGAGAGTGGTGCATCCGGGATCTTCGTACCCGGACTAAAGAATAAGGAAGAAATTAGAATGATTGCCTCCTCCGCGTCTGCACCGCTCAATGTCATGGCACTTCCTGACCTTACGGATTACGACAAGTTAAAGGAACTGGGAGTTCGACGGTTAAGCTTAGGTGGATCGTTGTATCGTAAAATGACTACGTTACTTGAGCAATGTGCAGTAGAAATGCTTGATTCTCATGATGCAGCAATCTTATTTGAATGA
- a CDS encoding NAD(P)-dependent oxidoreductase, whose product MTTPIGFIGVGNMGQAMALNLIKAGYTLRVYNRTAGRAEPLVALGAESVSRPSEAATKGNIVITMVTDDSALEDIVRSEGFMERLGRGGLHLSMSTVSPATSRQLADFHDEYGSHYVEAPVFGPPEAATARKLWICIAGSKEAKKRALPLLDAMGQGIFDFGERIGSALIVKICGNFISFTAMEAMMEACRMAQKNGINPSEMMEMLSRTMFTAPVYQNFGKLIAINAEQITLQGLPNSWIVVKDIGLFKERAVMAETEAPLANLLNDLISESPSP is encoded by the coding sequence GTGACAACACCTATTGGATTTATTGGAGTGGGGAATATGGGGCAAGCTATGGCTCTTAATCTGATCAAAGCCGGTTACACGCTTAGAGTATACAATCGAACAGCAGGCAGAGCTGAGCCTCTGGTCGCGCTCGGGGCCGAATCCGTCTCCAGGCCGAGCGAAGCCGCTACAAAGGGAAATATCGTCATTACTATGGTGACCGACGATTCCGCGCTCGAAGATATTGTGCGGAGCGAAGGATTTATGGAACGGCTTGGACGTGGAGGACTCCATCTCTCGATGAGTACCGTTTCGCCCGCCACCTCTCGGCAGCTCGCCGATTTTCATGACGAATATGGGAGTCATTATGTTGAAGCGCCGGTTTTTGGTCCTCCCGAAGCGGCTACCGCGCGAAAACTATGGATCTGCATCGCGGGATCGAAGGAGGCTAAGAAACGAGCATTGCCGCTTCTGGATGCGATGGGGCAAGGAATTTTTGATTTCGGTGAAAGGATCGGCTCAGCCTTAATCGTCAAGATTTGTGGCAACTTCATTAGCTTTACGGCCATGGAAGCCATGATGGAGGCGTGCAGAATGGCGCAAAAAAACGGAATCAATCCTTCGGAAATGATGGAAATGCTCTCTCGGACGATGTTTACCGCTCCGGTGTATCAAAATTTTGGCAAGTTAATTGCGATTAATGCCGAGCAAATTACGTTGCAAGGTCTCCCGAACAGCTGGATTGTCGTCAAAGACATTGGGTTATTCAAGGAGAGAGCAGTAATGGCGGAGACGGAGGCGCCGCTCGCTAATTTATTAAACGACCTGATAAGCGAATCTCCTTCTCCTTAA
- a CDS encoding MerR family transcriptional regulator: MSLSIKEASERLGIPPHTIRFYERKGLLPFLQRDPYGNRIFEERDMEWINLMIWFRATGMTVAELEQFVELAVQGDSTIPQRQDLLEKHKQKLQERQWELDRAFEAVNLKLAKYAEIQNEKRK, translated from the coding sequence GTGAGTTTATCCATTAAAGAGGCTTCGGAAAGGCTGGGGATTCCTCCTCATACCATCCGATTTTATGAAAGGAAAGGGTTGCTGCCATTTCTTCAACGCGACCCTTACGGAAATCGGATTTTTGAAGAGAGGGACATGGAATGGATCAACCTGATGATATGGTTTCGCGCGACCGGCATGACCGTTGCCGAATTGGAACAATTCGTTGAGTTGGCCGTCCAGGGCGATTCGACCATTCCGCAAAGACAGGATTTATTGGAAAAGCACAAGCAGAAGCTTCAAGAAAGGCAATGGGAGCTCGATAGAGCGTTTGAAGCGGTCAATCTAAAACTGGCCAAATATGCGGAAATTCAAAACGAAAAAAGGAAGTGA
- a CDS encoding SDR family NAD(P)-dependent oxidoreductase, which yields MGKFNGKVAVVTGGTSGIGLVTAQQFAKEGAHVYITGRRQSELDAAVKLIGDNVTGIQGDVSNLADLDRLYKAVKQEKGHLDILFANAGMGSFLPLGEITEEHYYKTFDVNVKGTIFTVQKALPLFPNNVGSIILTGSMAGSMGMPAFSIYSATKAAIRQLIRNWILDLKGTQIRVNVVSPGTIITPAYDELFGAELDNAMEYAKSTTPLGRLGTSEEIAKAVMFLASNESSYITGTELFVDGGAAQI from the coding sequence ATGGGAAAGTTTAATGGGAAAGTGGCAGTTGTTACAGGAGGCACTAGCGGTATCGGGCTTGTAACGGCACAGCAGTTTGCTAAAGAAGGGGCGCATGTTTATATCACGGGGCGCAGACAAAGTGAGCTTGATGCGGCTGTGAAGCTGATTGGAGATAATGTAACTGGTATTCAAGGCGACGTTTCCAATCTGGCGGATTTGGACCGGCTGTATAAAGCAGTGAAGCAAGAGAAAGGTCATTTGGACATTCTTTTTGCTAATGCTGGAATGGGGTCATTTCTTCCGTTGGGTGAAATTACGGAGGAGCATTATTACAAAACCTTCGATGTTAATGTAAAAGGAACGATATTCACAGTTCAAAAGGCATTACCCTTGTTTCCGAACAATGTAGGTTCGATTATCCTGACTGGGTCTATGGCAGGTTCAATGGGAATGCCGGCATTCAGTATCTACAGCGCTACAAAAGCGGCAATCAGACAACTAATTCGCAACTGGATTCTTGATTTAAAGGGAACTCAAATTCGTGTTAATGTGGTTAGCCCTGGAACGATTATTACACCAGCTTATGATGAATTATTTGGAGCTGAGCTCGATAATGCAATGGAGTATGCCAAGTCTACAACGCCGTTAGGTAGATTGGGGACATCTGAAGAAATTGCAAAAGCAGTTATGTTCCTAGCTTCCAACGAAAGTAGTTATATCACAGGAACCGAATTGTTTGTGGATGGCGGAGCTGCACAAATTTAG
- a CDS encoding winged helix-turn-helix transcriptional regulator, with amino-acid sequence MKVYYCNLEVTMEVIGGKWKGLVLYYLIKGPKRTSELKQLVHGITQKMLIQTLRELEADGLVSRKMFNQVPPRVEYSTTELGQSLEPILRALCQWGDGYADKTFAEGEFQILNNEF; translated from the coding sequence ATGAAAGTTTATTATTGTAACCTTGAAGTTACCATGGAGGTAATTGGGGGGAAATGGAAAGGGCTAGTTCTATACTATTTGATAAAAGGTCCGAAACGAACGAGCGAATTAAAGCAACTTGTGCATGGTATCACTCAAAAAATGCTTATCCAAACTCTCAGAGAATTGGAAGCTGATGGACTTGTTAGCAGGAAAATGTTCAATCAGGTCCCTCCGAGGGTCGAATATTCGACCACAGAGCTTGGGCAATCGCTTGAGCCGATTCTAAGAGCGCTTTGTCAATGGGGTGACGGTTATGCGGATAAAACATTCGCTGAAGGAGAGTTTCAAATTCTTAATAATGAATTTTGA
- a CDS encoding IS110 family transposase: MEVLIERACGLDVHKKSITACIVTPEGKEIKTFRTHTVFLLELIDWIKEHRCTHVAMESTGVFWKPIVNLLEAEQIEFLVVNAQHMKAVPGRKTDVKDAEWIADLLRHGLLKASFIPDRNQRELRELVRYRRSLIQERAREHNRIQKVLEGANIKLASVVSDIMGVSSRDMLEAMVNGETDPEKLAGFARRTMKKKKEELELALRGNMTAHQRLILKSMLTHIDFLNEQISELDMEVAKRLDPFQQDLDRLDTIPGVARRTAEQILAEIGTDIASRFPSAPHLCSWIGLVPGHNESAGKRKPSKTRKGNKYLRSALIEASHSIRGSNNYLGAQYRRIAARKGGHRAAVAVAHSIMTIAYHLITRQEDYTDLGSDYFEKRKQDAIVRQTVRKLENLGYSVTLATTEVS, translated from the coding sequence ATGGAAGTTCTTATTGAACGAGCTTGCGGGTTGGATGTTCATAAGAAGTCCATCACAGCCTGCATCGTTACTCCTGAAGGAAAGGAGATCAAGACATTCCGTACCCATACAGTCTTTCTTCTTGAACTTATCGATTGGATCAAGGAACACCGCTGCACCCACGTGGCCATGGAGAGCACCGGCGTTTTTTGGAAGCCAATCGTCAACCTGCTTGAAGCGGAACAGATTGAATTTCTGGTTGTGAATGCACAGCATATGAAAGCCGTTCCCGGCCGCAAGACAGACGTGAAAGATGCGGAATGGATCGCCGATTTATTACGGCACGGCCTGCTTAAAGCGAGCTTTATTCCGGACCGAAACCAACGTGAATTGCGAGAGCTGGTTCGCTACCGCCGAAGCTTAATCCAGGAGCGTGCCCGTGAACACAACCGGATTCAGAAGGTTCTGGAAGGGGCTAACATTAAGCTGGCTTCTGTCGTTTCTGACATTATGGGCGTCTCGAGCCGGGACATGCTGGAGGCCATGGTGAATGGGGAGACGGATCCGGAGAAGCTGGCAGGCTTCGCACGCCGAACCATGAAGAAAAAGAAAGAAGAACTAGAGCTTGCGCTGCGGGGGAACATGACTGCACACCAGCGTCTCATCCTCAAAAGCATGCTGACGCATATCGACTTCCTAAATGAACAGATTTCCGAACTGGATATGGAGGTAGCCAAACGGCTCGACCCTTTTCAGCAAGATCTGGATCGCCTGGATACCATTCCAGGGGTCGCCAGACGGACCGCTGAGCAAATCCTGGCTGAAATCGGCACCGATATCGCCTCCCGTTTCCCGAGTGCACCACACCTCTGCTCGTGGATCGGCCTTGTGCCGGGGCATAATGAGAGTGCAGGTAAGCGCAAACCCTCCAAAACCCGAAAAGGCAACAAGTACCTCCGCTCTGCCCTCATTGAAGCTTCCCATTCCATTCGAGGATCGAACAACTACCTCGGTGCTCAGTATAGACGCATTGCAGCCCGTAAAGGCGGACATAGAGCAGCTGTTGCAGTTGCTCACTCCATCATGACTATTGCATACCATCTGATAACACGCCAGGAAGATTACACGGATTTAGGCTCTGATTACTTTGAGAAGCGAAAGCAAGACGCCATTGTCAGACAGACGGTTCGAAAGTTAGAAAACTTAGGATACTCTGTTACTTTGGCCACTACCGAAGTATCTTAG
- a CDS encoding site-specific integrase, whose product MIKYVNSERRQFANTQVKFNDLPDGEPLFLSNRGTPYTYSAFYSNWTTITNHAGIKLNPHKARHWFVTSMLRGIYEQSETAAQIEDKKKQLVGAFQISHGQRSSVKSSSKTRFQGHMIILIGGILR is encoded by the coding sequence TTGATCAAATACGTGAATTCTGAGCGGCGTCAATTCGCAAACACACAAGTAAAGTTCAACGACTTGCCTGATGGCGAACCATTGTTTTTATCAAACAGAGGTACTCCATACACTTACTCAGCGTTTTATTCGAATTGGACCACGATCACCAACCACGCTGGAATCAAACTAAACCCGCATAAAGCAAGGCACTGGTTTGTGACCTCCATGCTGCGCGGTATATATGAACAATCGGAAACGGCTGCTCAAATCGAAGACAAAAAGAAGCAACTTGTTGGAGCTTTTCAGATTTCGCATGGACAACGTAGCAGTGTTAAGAGTAGCAGTAAAACAAGATTTCAAGGACATATGATTATACTTATTGGAGGAATATTGCGATGA